In Cupriavidus taiwanensis, the following proteins share a genomic window:
- the kdsA gene encoding 3-deoxy-8-phosphooctulonate synthase yields the protein MKLCGFEAGLDQPFFLIAGPCVIESEQMALDTAGELKAITTELGIPFIYKSSFDKANRSSGKSFRGLGMEKGLEILAHVKREIGVPVLTDIHEIDEIKPVAAVVDVLQTPAFLCRQTDFIRACAQSGKPVNIKKGQFLAPHDMKNVIDKARDAAREAGLPDDVFMACERGVSFGYNNLVSDMRSLAIMRETGAPVVFDATHSVQLPGGQGTSSGGQREFVPVLSRAAVATGVAGLFMETHPDPSKAMSDGPNAVPLSRMKELLSVLKELDTLVKRAGFLEDNFGWPACA from the coding sequence ATGAAACTCTGTGGATTCGAGGCCGGCCTCGACCAGCCGTTCTTCCTGATCGCCGGTCCGTGCGTGATCGAGTCCGAGCAGATGGCGCTGGATACCGCGGGCGAGCTCAAGGCCATCACCACGGAACTGGGCATCCCGTTCATCTACAAGTCGTCGTTCGACAAGGCCAACCGCTCGTCGGGCAAGTCGTTCCGCGGCCTTGGCATGGAGAAGGGCCTGGAGATCCTGGCCCACGTCAAGCGTGAGATCGGCGTGCCGGTGCTGACCGACATCCATGAGATCGACGAGATCAAGCCCGTCGCTGCCGTGGTCGACGTGCTGCAGACGCCCGCGTTCCTGTGCCGCCAGACCGATTTCATCCGTGCCTGCGCGCAGAGCGGCAAGCCGGTGAATATCAAGAAGGGCCAGTTCCTGGCGCCACACGACATGAAGAACGTGATCGACAAGGCGCGCGATGCCGCGCGCGAAGCCGGTCTGCCCGACGATGTCTTCATGGCCTGCGAGCGTGGCGTCTCGTTCGGCTACAACAATCTTGTGTCCGACATGCGCTCGCTGGCGATCATGCGCGAGACCGGCGCCCCGGTGGTGTTCGACGCCACCCACTCGGTGCAGCTGCCGGGCGGCCAGGGCACCAGCTCGGGCGGCCAGCGCGAGTTCGTGCCGGTGCTGTCGCGCGCGGCGGTCGCCACCGGCGTGGCTGGCCTGTTCATGGAGACGCATCCGGACCCGAGCAAGGCCATGTCCGATGGCCCCAACGCGGTGCCGCTGTCGCGCATGAAGGAACTGCTGTCCGTGCTCAAGGAACTCGACACGCTGGTCAAGCGCGCCGGCTTCCTGGAAGACAACTTCGGCTGGCCGGCCTGCGCCTGA
- a CDS encoding DUF1330 domain-containing protein has protein sequence MAAGFIIAYVDVTDPQQYEQYKVLSSKAMQIHGAEVLVRGGKTEPLEGDWAPTRVVVLKFPSYDAAKAFHDGEAYRAARKSREHAAKMNMIVVEGAA, from the coding sequence ATGGCCGCGGGCTTTATCATCGCCTACGTCGACGTGACCGACCCCCAGCAGTACGAGCAATACAAGGTGCTTTCGAGCAAGGCCATGCAGATCCATGGCGCCGAGGTGCTGGTGCGCGGCGGCAAGACCGAGCCGCTCGAGGGCGACTGGGCGCCGACGCGCGTGGTGGTGCTGAAATTCCCCAGCTATGACGCCGCCAAGGCCTTCCACGATGGCGAGGCCTACCGCGCCGCGCGCAAGTCGCGCGAGCATGCGGCGAAGATGAATATGATCGTGGTCGAAGGCGCCGCCTGA
- the eno gene encoding phosphopyruvate hydratase, with the protein MSAIVDIIGREVLDSRGNPTVECDVLLESGVMGRAAVPSGASTGSREAIELRDGDKGRYLGKGVLKAVEHINTEISEAIMGLDASEQAFLDRTLIDLDGTENKGRLGANAMLAVSMAVAKAAAEEAGLPLYRYFGGSGAMQLPVPMMNIVNGGAHANNSLDIQEFMVMPVSQTSFREALRCGAEIFHALKKILADKGMSTAVGDEGGFAPNFSSNEECLNTIVQAIEKAGYRAGEDVLLALDCAASEFYHEGEAVYQLEGEGLKLSSTQFADYLANLCDKFPIVSIEDGMAEGDWDGWKTLTDKLGSRVQLVGDDLFVTNTKILKEGIEKGIGNSILIKINQIGTLTETFAAIEMAKRAGYTAVISHRSGETEDSTIADIAVGTNAGQIKTGSLSRSDRMAKYNQLLRIEEDLGDIASYPGKGAFYNLR; encoded by the coding sequence ATGAGTGCAATCGTAGATATCATCGGTCGCGAGGTTCTCGACTCGCGCGGCAATCCCACCGTCGAGTGCGACGTGCTGCTGGAATCCGGCGTGATGGGCCGCGCCGCGGTGCCGTCGGGCGCGTCTACCGGTTCGCGCGAAGCCATCGAGCTGCGCGACGGCGACAAGGGCCGCTACCTGGGCAAGGGCGTGCTGAAGGCGGTCGAGCATATCAACACCGAGATCTCCGAAGCCATCATGGGCCTGGACGCCTCCGAGCAGGCCTTCCTGGACCGCACCCTGATCGACCTCGACGGCACCGAGAACAAGGGCCGCCTGGGCGCCAACGCCATGCTGGCGGTGTCGATGGCTGTCGCCAAGGCAGCCGCTGAAGAAGCCGGCCTGCCGCTGTACCGCTACTTCGGCGGTTCGGGCGCAATGCAGCTGCCGGTGCCGATGATGAACATCGTCAACGGCGGCGCGCATGCCAACAACAGCCTGGACATCCAGGAATTCATGGTCATGCCGGTGTCGCAGACCAGCTTCCGCGAAGCGCTGCGCTGCGGCGCCGAGATCTTCCATGCGCTGAAGAAGATCCTGGCCGACAAGGGCATGTCCACCGCGGTGGGCGACGAAGGCGGCTTCGCCCCGAACTTCTCGTCCAACGAGGAGTGCCTGAACACCATCGTGCAGGCCATCGAGAAGGCCGGCTACCGTGCCGGCGAGGACGTGCTGCTGGCGCTGGACTGCGCCGCCAGCGAGTTCTACCACGAAGGCGAAGCCGTGTACCAGCTGGAAGGCGAAGGCCTGAAGCTGAGCTCGACGCAGTTCGCCGACTACCTGGCCAACCTGTGCGACAAGTTCCCGATCGTGTCGATCGAGGACGGCATGGCCGAAGGCGACTGGGACGGCTGGAAGACCCTGACCGACAAGCTCGGCTCGCGCGTGCAGCTGGTCGGCGACGACCTGTTCGTCACCAACACCAAGATCCTGAAGGAAGGCATCGAGAAGGGCATCGGCAACTCGATCCTGATCAAGATCAACCAGATCGGCACCCTGACCGAGACCTTCGCCGCCATCGAGATGGCCAAGCGCGCCGGCTACACCGCCGTGATCTCGCACCGCTCGGGCGAAACCGAGGACAGCACCATCGCCGACATCGCGGTGGGCACCAACGCCGGCCAGATCAAGACCGGCTCGCTGTCGCGCTCGGACCGCATGGCCAAGTACAACCAGCTGCTGCGGATCGAGGAAGACCTGGGCGATATCGCCAGCTACCCGGGCAAGGGCGCGTTCTACAACCTGCGCTGA
- the ftsB gene encoding cell division protein FtsB, giving the protein MRLISLLLFVLLLAIQYPLWLGKGGWLRVWDLNRQLTEQGTRNQTLKLRNAKLEGEVADLQDGTGAIEERARYELGMVREGEVFVQFVAPAPKVSATPPLPPPPNSVAGRGGH; this is encoded by the coding sequence ATGCGCCTGATTTCGCTGCTGTTGTTCGTGCTGCTGCTTGCCATCCAGTATCCGCTCTGGCTTGGCAAGGGCGGCTGGCTGCGCGTGTGGGACCTGAACCGCCAGCTGACCGAGCAGGGTACCCGCAACCAGACGCTCAAGCTGCGCAACGCCAAGCTGGAAGGGGAAGTGGCCGACCTGCAGGACGGCACCGGCGCCATCGAGGAACGCGCCCGCTATGAACTGGGCATGGTGCGCGAAGGCGAGGTCTTCGTGCAGTTCGTCGCGCCGGCGCCCAAGGTCAGCGCCACGCCGCCGTTGCCGCCGCCGCCGAATTCGGTCGCCGGCCGGGGCGGCCACTAA
- a CDS encoding Hsp33 family molecular chaperone HslO, with translation MTDTTTPDTLQKFLFDAAPVRGELVRMEATWQEVLGRHSYPAPVRRLLGEMMAAAALLSANLKFNGALVMQLHGDGPVRMLVVECLSDLSMRATAKLAEGAQLADDATLAQMVNAHGHGRFAITLDPKDKLPGQQPYQGIVPLADAHGPLGSISAVLEHYMQASEQLDTRLWLAADDHVAAGMLLQKLPAYGGTAEVGETGAPLAGHARAQDLDTWDRAVQLGTTLKAEELLAETPDTLLRRLFWEDLQDAGLRVFEPLTPHFYCSCSRPKVAGMLQSLGQAEIESIIAERGHVEIHCDFCGQRYEFDPVDCAQLFSPTPVATGAGAGASQHH, from the coding sequence GTGACCGATACCACCACCCCCGACACCCTGCAGAAGTTCCTGTTCGACGCGGCCCCCGTGCGCGGCGAGCTGGTGCGCATGGAAGCCACCTGGCAAGAAGTGCTCGGCCGCCACAGCTACCCTGCCCCGGTGCGCCGGCTGCTGGGCGAGATGATGGCCGCCGCGGCGCTGCTGTCGGCCAACCTGAAGTTCAACGGGGCGCTGGTGATGCAGCTGCACGGCGACGGCCCGGTGCGCATGCTGGTGGTGGAATGCCTGTCCGATCTGTCGATGCGCGCCACCGCCAAGCTGGCCGAGGGCGCGCAGCTGGCCGACGATGCCACGCTGGCGCAGATGGTCAATGCCCACGGCCACGGCCGCTTCGCCATCACGCTGGACCCGAAGGACAAGCTGCCGGGCCAGCAGCCCTACCAGGGCATCGTGCCGCTGGCCGACGCCCACGGCCCGCTGGGCTCGATCAGTGCCGTGCTGGAGCACTACATGCAGGCCTCCGAGCAGCTCGACACGCGCCTGTGGCTGGCCGCCGACGACCATGTTGCCGCCGGCATGCTGCTGCAGAAGCTGCCGGCCTACGGCGGCACCGCCGAAGTCGGCGAGACCGGCGCGCCGCTGGCCGGCCATGCCAGGGCGCAGGACCTCGACACCTGGGACCGCGCGGTGCAGCTCGGCACCACGCTGAAGGCCGAGGAACTGCTGGCCGAGACGCCCGACACGCTGCTGCGCCGCCTGTTCTGGGAAGACCTGCAGGACGCCGGCCTGCGCGTGTTTGAGCCGCTGACGCCGCATTTTTACTGCAGCTGCTCGCGCCCGAAGGTGGCTGGCATGCTGCAGTCGCTGGGCCAGGCCGAGATCGAAAGCATCATCGCCGAGCGCGGCCATGTCGAGATCCACTGCGACTTCTGCGGCCAGCGCTATGAATTCGACCCCGTCGACTGCGCGCAGCTGTTCTCGCCCACGCCGGTCGCCACCGGTGCCGGTGCCGGCGCAAGCCAGCACCACTGA
- a CDS encoding gamma carbonic anhydrase family protein has translation MALYQLGDVKPSIDSDAYVAPEATIIGNVTLKSRASAWPGVVIRGDNEPIVVGADTNIQEGSVLHTDPGCPLTLGDKVSIGHQAMLHGCTVGEGSLIGIQAVVLNRAVIGKECLVGAGAVVTEGKVFPDRSLILGAPAKVVRQLTDADVANLYRNAETYATRQALYKQQLKRIG, from the coding sequence ATGGCGCTTTACCAGCTCGGCGACGTCAAGCCCAGTATCGACAGCGATGCCTACGTGGCCCCCGAAGCCACCATCATCGGCAACGTGACCCTCAAGTCCCGCGCCAGCGCCTGGCCCGGTGTCGTGATCCGCGGCGACAACGAGCCGATCGTGGTCGGCGCGGACACCAATATCCAGGAAGGTTCGGTACTGCATACCGACCCCGGCTGCCCGCTGACGCTGGGCGACAAGGTCTCGATCGGCCACCAGGCCATGCTGCACGGCTGCACCGTGGGCGAAGGCTCGCTGATCGGGATCCAGGCCGTGGTGCTGAACCGTGCCGTGATCGGCAAGGAATGCCTGGTGGGCGCCGGCGCCGTGGTTACCGAGGGCAAGGTGTTCCCGGACCGCTCGCTGATCCTGGGCGCGCCGGCCAAGGTGGTGCGCCAGCTCACCGATGCCGACGTCGCCAACCTGTATCGCAACGCCGAGACCTACGCCACGCGGCAGGCCCTGTACAAGCAACAGCTCAAGCGGATCGGCTGA
- a CDS encoding ferritin-like domain-containing protein: MPEKTPDTAPPDPSSSPRRQALAVLCLTDPRDKAVAARALYRHVMTLPDAALEASEAIHAGATHAIPGRPARPALVAPQHVERRRSLQTPAGRAAMIHALCHIEFNAINLALDAAWRFAGMPPAYYRDWLRVADEEAYHFTLLADHLATLGAAYGDFPAHNSLWEMTDKTAGDVLARMALVPRTLEARGLDASPPVRARLAGAGDHDAAAIIDIILRDEVGHVAIGNHWYRWLCAQRGLDPVATYARLAEQYRAPKLRGPFNLEARRAAGFDEDELAWLEASAG, encoded by the coding sequence ATGCCAGAAAAAACACCCGACACCGCGCCGCCTGACCCGTCTTCTTCGCCACGCCGGCAAGCTCTGGCGGTGCTGTGCCTGACGGATCCGCGCGACAAGGCCGTGGCGGCGCGCGCACTTTATCGCCATGTGATGACGTTGCCCGATGCCGCCCTGGAAGCGAGCGAGGCGATCCATGCCGGGGCCACCCACGCGATCCCTGGCCGACCGGCGCGGCCGGCCCTGGTGGCGCCCCAGCACGTCGAGCGGCGCCGCTCGCTGCAGACCCCGGCCGGACGCGCGGCGATGATCCACGCGCTGTGCCATATCGAGTTCAATGCCATCAACCTGGCGCTGGACGCGGCCTGGCGCTTTGCCGGCATGCCGCCCGCGTATTACCGCGACTGGCTGCGCGTGGCCGATGAAGAGGCGTACCACTTCACGCTGCTGGCCGACCATCTCGCCACGCTCGGCGCCGCCTACGGCGATTTCCCGGCCCACAACAGCCTGTGGGAGATGACCGACAAGACCGCCGGCGACGTACTGGCGCGCATGGCGCTGGTGCCGCGCACGCTCGAGGCGCGCGGGCTCGACGCGTCGCCGCCGGTGCGCGCGCGGCTGGCCGGCGCCGGCGACCATGACGCCGCGGCCATCATCGACATCATCCTGCGCGACGAGGTCGGCCACGTCGCCATCGGCAACCATTGGTACCGCTGGCTGTGCGCGCAGCGCGGGCTGGATCCCGTTGCCACCTACGCGCGGCTGGCCGAACAGTACCGCGCGCCGAAGCTGCGCGGGCCCTTCAACCTCGAGGCGCGCCGCGCCGCGGGCTTCGACGAGGACGAGCTGGCGTGGCTGGAGGCATCGGCCGGCTAG
- a CDS encoding MFS transporter: MTTATNPLAGDAHQGAQPVPLPLPALLALAVAGFITVLTEALPAGLLPQIGAGLAISEPLAGQFVTIYAFGSLVAALPLTAATQGLRRRPLLLLAIAGFAVANAVTAWSGNYVLTMAARFLAGVSAGLLWALLAGYAARMVPDHMKGRAIAVAMVGIPLALSLGVPSGTFLGAIMGWRACFGIISAMTLGLIAWVLASVPDFAGQPAGQRLPLRRVFTLPGVRPVLFVTLSFVLAHNVLYTYIAPFLRAANAGARLDLVLFVFGVASLGGIWITGVLIDKWLRRLTLASTLLFGLSVLALAAAGAHPAVVYAAAATWGLGFGGVSTLFQTALAATAGKSADVAQSMLVTAWNIAIAGGGVIGGLLLDGFGIGAFPAVLVALLAAAWLTVWSARKHGFPSHR, from the coding sequence ATGACCACAGCCACCAACCCGCTTGCCGGCGATGCCCACCAGGGCGCGCAACCTGTTCCGCTACCGCTTCCGGCACTGCTTGCGCTTGCCGTCGCAGGCTTCATCACCGTCCTGACCGAGGCCTTGCCGGCAGGGCTGCTGCCGCAGATCGGCGCGGGCCTTGCCATCTCCGAGCCGCTTGCCGGCCAGTTCGTCACGATCTACGCATTCGGGTCGCTGGTGGCCGCCCTGCCACTGACGGCGGCCACGCAGGGGCTGCGGCGACGGCCGCTGCTGCTGCTTGCGATCGCGGGCTTTGCCGTCGCCAACGCCGTGACTGCCTGGTCCGGCAACTATGTCCTGACGATGGCTGCGCGCTTTCTTGCGGGGGTCTCGGCCGGCCTGCTGTGGGCGCTGCTGGCCGGCTATGCCGCGCGCATGGTTCCCGATCACATGAAGGGCCGCGCCATTGCCGTCGCCATGGTTGGCATACCCCTGGCCTTGTCGCTGGGTGTGCCATCCGGGACCTTCCTCGGTGCCATCATGGGCTGGCGGGCATGCTTCGGCATCATCAGCGCGATGACGTTGGGCCTGATTGCCTGGGTGCTGGCCAGCGTGCCGGATTTTGCCGGCCAGCCTGCCGGCCAGCGGCTGCCGCTCCGGCGCGTGTTCACGCTGCCGGGGGTACGTCCCGTGCTGTTCGTGACGCTCAGCTTCGTGCTGGCGCACAACGTCCTCTACACCTATATCGCGCCGTTCCTGCGCGCGGCAAACGCCGGGGCACGGCTGGATCTTGTCTTGTTCGTGTTCGGCGTGGCCTCGCTCGGCGGCATCTGGATCACCGGCGTGCTGATCGACAAGTGGCTGCGGCGGCTGACGCTGGCCAGCACGCTGCTGTTCGGGCTGTCAGTGCTGGCGCTTGCGGCCGCGGGCGCGCACCCTGCGGTGGTCTATGCCGCGGCGGCTACCTGGGGCCTGGGCTTCGGCGGCGTCTCCACGCTGTTCCAGACGGCGCTGGCGGCGACCGCCGGCAAATCCGCCGACGTGGCGCAGTCGATGCTGGTCACGGCCTGGAACATCGCCATCGCCGGCGGCGGTGTCATCGGGGGGCTGCTGCTCGATGGCTTCGGCATCGGCGCATTCCCGGCCGTGCTGGTGGCCCTGCTCGCGGCAGCATGGCTGACGGTCTGGTCGGCGCGCAAGCATGGCTTCCCGTCGCACCGCTGA
- a CDS encoding LysR family transcriptional regulator, with protein MDSLSGFAVFVQVAETRSFVAAGRLLGVSASAVGKSVARLEQRLGVRLFHRSTRSVALTAEGALFLERSRRVLAEIEAAELELAEATAAPRGRLRVSLPLVSSLVLPVLGDFMRAYPDIELDLDFTDQLVDVIEEGFDAVVRTGEPADSRLSARRLGAFQAMLVASPEYLAQRGTPKVPADLASHACLHYRFPHTGKLEAWPLRRAPGEPELALPASMICNNIETRLCFALRGLGIACLPDFAIREQLADGSLCQVLAGHVGPAKPFHVLWPASRHASPKVRTLVDFLCARLFPADQGSP; from the coding sequence ATGGACAGCCTCAGTGGCTTCGCAGTGTTTGTGCAGGTGGCCGAGACCCGCAGTTTTGTCGCGGCGGGGCGCCTGCTTGGAGTGTCGGCCTCTGCCGTCGGCAAGAGCGTCGCGCGGCTGGAACAACGGCTCGGCGTACGGCTGTTCCACCGCAGCACGCGCAGTGTCGCGCTGACCGCCGAAGGCGCGCTGTTCCTGGAGCGCAGCCGCCGCGTGCTCGCCGAGATCGAAGCGGCGGAGCTGGAGTTGGCCGAAGCCACCGCGGCGCCGCGGGGCCGCCTGCGGGTGAGCTTGCCGCTGGTCAGTTCGCTGGTCCTGCCCGTGTTGGGCGATTTCATGCGCGCGTATCCGGACATCGAGCTGGACCTGGATTTCACCGACCAACTGGTCGATGTCATCGAGGAGGGCTTCGATGCCGTGGTCCGGACCGGCGAGCCCGCCGACTCGCGCCTGTCGGCGCGCAGGCTCGGAGCGTTCCAGGCGATGCTGGTGGCGTCGCCCGAGTACCTGGCGCAGCGTGGCACGCCGAAGGTGCCTGCCGACCTGGCCAGCCATGCCTGCCTGCATTACCGCTTTCCCCACACCGGCAAGCTCGAGGCATGGCCGCTGCGGCGCGCGCCGGGCGAGCCCGAGCTGGCGCTGCCGGCATCGATGATCTGCAACAACATCGAGACGCGCCTGTGTTTTGCGCTGCGCGGCCTGGGCATTGCTTGCCTGCCGGATTTCGCCATCCGCGAGCAACTGGCCGATGGCAGCCTGTGCCAGGTACTGGCTGGCCATGTGGGGCCGGCCAAGCCCTTTCATGTGCTCTGGCCGGCGAGCAGGCATGCCTCGCCCAAGGTGCGGACGCTGGTCGATTTTCTGTGTGCGCGACTCTTTCCTGCTGACCAGGGCAGCCCCTAG
- a CDS encoding acyl-CoA synthetase, which translates to MAAAALPASRRDDYRALYESFRWEIPAQFNIAEACCGRWARDPATMDRIAVYTEHEDGRRNAHSFAYIQAEANRLSAALRALGVARGDRVAIVMPQRIETVIAHMAIYQLGAIAMPLSMLFGPEALAYRIAHSEAGVAIADETSIDNLLAARPECPTLATVIAAGDARGRGDHDWDLLLAAQLPTFVAEQTKADEAAVLIYTSGTTGPPKGALIPHRALIGNLTGFVCSQNWYPQHDDVFWSPADWAWTGGLWDALMPALYFGKPIVGYQGRFSAERAFELLERYAVTNTFLFPTALKQMMKACPEPRRHYDIRLRALMSAGEAVGETVFGWCRDALGVLVNEMFGQTEINYIVGNCTAQNDDERLGWPARPGSMGRPYPGHRVQVIDDEGRPCAPDEDGEVAVCATDSAGHPDPVFFLGYWKNDAATAAKYTERDGLRWCRTGDLARVDADGYLWYQGRADDVFKSSGYRIGPSEIENCLLKHPAVSNCAVVPSPDPERGAVVKAFVVLTPSVARSFDGDAALVAELQAHVRGQLAPYEYPKAIEFIDQLPMTTTGKIQRRVLRLLEEERAGKRA; encoded by the coding sequence ATGGCCGCAGCTGCCTTGCCGGCAAGCCGGCGCGACGATTACCGCGCCCTGTACGAATCGTTCCGCTGGGAGATTCCGGCGCAGTTCAACATCGCCGAAGCCTGCTGCGGCCGCTGGGCCCGCGACCCGGCCACCATGGACCGCATCGCGGTCTATACCGAACACGAAGACGGCCGCCGCAACGCACACAGCTTTGCCTATATCCAGGCCGAGGCCAACCGGCTGTCGGCGGCGCTGCGCGCGCTGGGCGTGGCGCGCGGCGACCGCGTGGCGATCGTGATGCCGCAGCGCATCGAGACCGTGATCGCGCATATGGCGATCTACCAGCTCGGCGCCATCGCCATGCCGCTGTCGATGCTGTTCGGGCCGGAGGCGCTGGCCTACCGCATCGCGCACAGCGAAGCCGGCGTGGCCATCGCCGACGAGACCTCGATCGACAACCTGCTGGCGGCGCGTCCGGAGTGCCCGACGCTGGCCACCGTGATCGCCGCCGGCGACGCCCGCGGCCGCGGCGACCACGACTGGGACCTGCTGCTCGCGGCGCAGCTGCCGACCTTCGTCGCCGAGCAGACCAAGGCCGACGAAGCCGCGGTACTGATCTACACCAGCGGCACCACCGGGCCGCCCAAGGGCGCGCTGATCCCGCACCGCGCGCTGATCGGCAACCTGACCGGCTTTGTCTGCTCGCAGAACTGGTATCCGCAGCACGACGACGTGTTCTGGAGTCCGGCCGACTGGGCCTGGACCGGCGGCCTGTGGGACGCGCTGATGCCGGCGCTGTATTTCGGCAAGCCGATCGTCGGCTACCAGGGCCGCTTCTCCGCCGAGCGCGCCTTCGAACTGCTGGAGCGCTATGCCGTCACCAATACCTTCCTGTTCCCGACCGCGCTCAAGCAGATGATGAAGGCCTGCCCCGAGCCGCGCCGGCACTACGACATCCGGCTGCGCGCGCTGATGAGCGCCGGCGAGGCCGTGGGCGAGACCGTGTTCGGCTGGTGCCGCGACGCGCTCGGCGTGCTCGTCAACGAGATGTTCGGCCAGACCGAGATCAACTACATCGTCGGCAACTGCACCGCGCAGAACGACGACGAACGGCTGGGCTGGCCGGCCCGCCCGGGTTCGATGGGACGGCCCTACCCCGGCCACCGCGTGCAGGTGATCGACGACGAAGGCCGTCCCTGCGCGCCGGACGAGGACGGCGAGGTCGCGGTGTGCGCCACCGACAGCGCCGGACATCCGGACCCGGTGTTTTTCCTCGGCTACTGGAAGAACGACGCCGCCACCGCGGCCAAGTACACCGAGCGCGACGGCCTGCGCTGGTGCCGCACCGGCGACCTGGCGCGCGTCGATGCCGACGGCTACCTGTGGTACCAGGGGCGCGCCGACGATGTGTTCAAGTCGTCGGGCTACCGCATCGGCCCGAGCGAGATCGAGAACTGCCTGCTCAAGCATCCCGCGGTGTCGAACTGCGCCGTGGTGCCGTCGCCCGATCCGGAGCGCGGCGCGGTGGTCAAGGCCTTTGTGGTCCTCACGCCATCGGTGGCGCGTTCGTTCGACGGGGACGCGGCGCTGGTTGCGGAACTGCAGGCCCATGTGCGCGGCCAGCTGGCGCCGTACGAATACCCCAAGGCGATCGAATTCATCGACCAGCTGCCGATGACCACCACGGGCAAGATCCAGCGGCGGGTGTTGCGGCTGCTGGAAGAGGAGCGCGCGGGCAAGCGCGCCTAG
- a CDS encoding alpha/beta fold hydrolase, with translation MTIKETSRSEFITVRGLRYHVRHWGTPGARKLFMLHGWMDVAASFQFLVDHLRGDWHVIAPDWRGFGATDWPTRYPGTQSYWFADYLADLEALLDHYAPEGQVDLVGHSMGANVICLYAGIRPQRVRRVVDLEGFGMTATRPEHAPRRYARWLDEVRAGAELKTYDSLDGVAARLQKTNPRLPDERAAFLAAHWSRRNAEGRWEILGDPAHKLVNPMLYRLDEVMAVWEQVAAPVLHVEARDSETLRHIAHKQAIDDFKQRFRAFRDFREAVVEDAGHMLHHDQPAAVAELVESFCVGR, from the coding sequence ATGACAATCAAGGAAACCTCGCGGTCTGAATTTATCACGGTGCGCGGGCTGCGCTACCACGTGCGCCACTGGGGCACGCCGGGCGCGCGCAAGCTGTTCATGCTGCATGGGTGGATGGACGTGGCCGCGTCGTTCCAGTTCCTGGTCGACCACCTGCGCGGCGACTGGCACGTGATCGCACCCGACTGGCGCGGCTTCGGCGCGACCGACTGGCCCACGCGCTATCCCGGCACGCAGTCGTACTGGTTTGCGGACTACCTCGCCGACCTGGAGGCACTGCTCGACCACTATGCGCCGGAGGGACAGGTCGACCTGGTCGGCCACAGCATGGGCGCCAACGTGATTTGCCTGTATGCCGGCATCCGCCCGCAGCGCGTGCGCCGCGTGGTGGACCTGGAGGGCTTCGGCATGACCGCGACGCGGCCCGAGCATGCGCCGCGGCGCTACGCGCGCTGGCTCGACGAAGTGCGCGCCGGCGCCGAGCTGAAGACCTATGACAGCCTCGACGGCGTGGCCGCGCGCCTGCAGAAGACCAACCCGCGCCTGCCGGACGAGCGCGCCGCGTTCCTGGCCGCGCACTGGTCGCGCCGCAACGCCGAGGGCCGCTGGGAGATCCTGGGCGATCCCGCGCACAAGCTGGTCAACCCGATGCTGTACCGGCTCGATGAAGTGATGGCGGTATGGGAGCAGGTCGCCGCGCCGGTGCTGCACGTGGAGGCGCGCGATTCGGAGACGCTGCGCCATATTGCCCACAAGCAGGCCATCGATGATTTCAAGCAGCGCTTCCGCGCCTTCCGCGACTTCCGCGAGGCGGTGGTGGAGGACGCCGGCCACATGCTGCACCACGACCAGCCCGCGGCCGTGGCGGAACTGGTGGAATCGTTCTGTGTGGGCCGGTGA